The Vibrio pomeroyi genome window below encodes:
- a CDS encoding DUF2860 domain-containing protein, whose protein sequence is MKIKYTLLALSVAAAPAFAKLADEAGFSGEISINTGLTSSTSNFNTDADSTISSNDQKASSESSFLIAPLGSVAYTFGEQLNHQVYTGTARDDVATGTVVLEVGYKYQLESGMVIDASILPTIMSGETWANPYAVGVARSETDETGNAFRLKLDSIAGSAFSVDMAFATRDVENDLVEDALKRDADTFYLKGQYRQPISRTMMLVPSLIYQSTDAKGDAESFEQFGGEVSLFGGMGRHQYALTAGYSQRSYDASNPIYDKKRSDDNINLFAAYEYDQFMEWENWSFVALAGYGTSESNITFYDESQYIASVGLNYKF, encoded by the coding sequence ATGAAAATCAAATATACGTTATTAGCACTGAGCGTTGCCGCAGCACCTGCTTTTGCCAAGCTTGCTGATGAAGCAGGTTTCAGTGGTGAAATCTCTATCAACACCGGTTTGACTTCTTCAACCTCAAACTTTAATACCGATGCTGACAGCACTATTTCATCTAATGATCAGAAGGCTTCTTCGGAAAGCTCATTTCTGATAGCTCCTTTAGGTAGCGTTGCGTACACCTTCGGCGAGCAATTAAACCATCAGGTTTACACAGGTACAGCACGTGATGACGTTGCAACGGGTACTGTGGTACTTGAAGTGGGTTACAAATACCAACTTGAGTCTGGCATGGTAATCGATGCTTCAATTCTGCCAACCATTATGTCTGGCGAAACTTGGGCAAACCCTTACGCTGTAGGTGTTGCTCGAAGTGAAACAGATGAAACCGGTAATGCGTTCCGTCTAAAGCTGGATAGCATTGCTGGCTCTGCGTTCTCTGTCGATATGGCTTTCGCGACCAGAGATGTAGAAAATGATCTGGTTGAGGACGCACTAAAGCGTGATGCGGATACCTTCTACCTGAAAGGTCAGTACCGTCAACCGATTAGCCGCACCATGATGCTGGTTCCGTCTTTGATTTATCAATCAACAGACGCTAAAGGCGACGCAGAATCATTCGAGCAGTTCGGTGGTGAGGTCAGTTTGTTTGGTGGTATGGGCCGTCACCAGTACGCACTAACAGCGGGCTACAGCCAACGATCTTACGATGCAAGCAACCCAATCTACGACAAGAAGCGTAGCGACGACAACATCAATCTATTCGCCGCGTATGAATATGATCAGTTCATGGAATGGGAAAACTGGTCGTTTGTTGCTCTTGCCGGTTACGGTACTAGTGAATCGAACATTACCTTCTACGATGAATCACAATACATCGCTTCGGTTGGCTTGAACTACAAGTTCTAA
- a CDS encoding YifB family Mg chelatase-like AAA ATPase, producing MGLAIIHSRASVGVEAPEVTVEVHISNGMPGFTLVGLPETTVKESKDRVRSAIINSRFEFPSKRITVNLAPADLPKEGGRFDLPIALGILVASDQLPTSKIVQHEFIGELALSGELRSVKGVLPATLAADNVERCLVVPHHNGDQAALVGKGAHKSAQTLLEVCADMCGQAQLGLYRTEQHQVDVSEHRDLQDIIGQQQGKRALEIAAAGNHNLLFLGPPGTGKTMLASRLRDLLPEMSDDEAMETASVASLTQQEINQYNWKQRPFRSPHHSSSMAALVGGGSVPRPGEISLAHNGLLFLDEMPEFERKVLDSLREPLESGEIIISRVAGKTRFPARFQLVGALNPSPTGYYEGNQARANPQIILRYLNRLSGPLLDRFDMSLEIPLLPKGMLAEGGDRGETTQVVKQRVKQARQLMLSRNHKSNALLGSREIEKYCPLRREDAEFLETALHRLGLSIRAYHRIIKVARTIADLDGNEQIEKKHLSEALGYRAMDRLLKQLTAQAV from the coding sequence ATGGGACTCGCGATAATTCATAGCCGAGCAAGTGTGGGTGTAGAGGCGCCAGAAGTGACCGTTGAGGTCCATATAAGCAATGGAATGCCCGGTTTTACGCTGGTGGGTTTGCCTGAAACGACGGTCAAGGAATCCAAAGACAGAGTAAGAAGTGCCATTATCAACTCTCGCTTTGAATTTCCCTCGAAAAGAATCACGGTCAACCTTGCTCCTGCAGATTTACCCAAAGAGGGCGGCCGTTTTGACCTGCCAATCGCACTAGGGATCTTGGTGGCGTCCGATCAGCTACCCACATCAAAAATAGTTCAACATGAATTCATCGGCGAATTGGCACTGTCGGGAGAGCTACGCTCTGTGAAAGGGGTACTGCCCGCAACCCTCGCCGCTGATAACGTCGAACGTTGCTTGGTTGTGCCGCATCACAACGGAGATCAGGCAGCGTTAGTTGGAAAAGGGGCGCATAAGTCAGCACAAACCTTGTTAGAAGTTTGCGCGGACATGTGTGGTCAGGCTCAGCTTGGTTTGTATCGAACAGAGCAACATCAAGTTGATGTGTCGGAGCATCGTGACCTGCAAGATATTATCGGTCAACAGCAAGGTAAGCGAGCGTTGGAAATAGCCGCGGCTGGCAACCATAACTTATTGTTCCTTGGCCCTCCCGGAACGGGTAAGACCATGCTCGCTTCTCGACTACGCGACCTATTACCTGAAATGAGTGATGACGAGGCGATGGAAACTGCTTCGGTGGCTTCGTTAACGCAACAAGAGATCAATCAATACAATTGGAAGCAGAGGCCATTTCGATCGCCTCACCACTCGAGCTCGATGGCGGCACTGGTAGGTGGTGGTTCTGTCCCTCGCCCCGGTGAGATCTCTCTGGCTCATAACGGGTTACTGTTTCTGGATGAGATGCCGGAGTTTGAACGCAAGGTGCTTGATTCATTGCGCGAGCCGCTAGAGTCGGGAGAGATTATTATTTCACGAGTGGCAGGTAAGACTCGTTTCCCTGCGCGCTTTCAGTTGGTCGGTGCATTGAACCCCAGCCCTACTGGTTATTACGAAGGCAATCAAGCACGCGCTAATCCGCAGATTATATTGCGCTATCTCAACCGATTGTCTGGGCCATTGCTTGATAGGTTTGATATGTCCCTAGAGATCCCATTACTCCCTAAAGGGATGTTGGCTGAAGGTGGTGATCGCGGTGAAACCACTCAAGTGGTAAAGCAAAGGGTCAAACAAGCGCGTCAGTTGATGCTGTCTAGGAACCATAAATCGAATGCGTTATTAGGAAGCCGAGAAATTGAGAAATATTGCCCACTTCGACGTGAAGATGCGGAGTTTCTCGAAACCGCGCTGCATCGATTGGGTTTATCGATTCGTGCTTATCATCGAATCATCAAGGTGGCCCGCACCATCGCTGATCTGGATGGCAATGAACAGATAGAGAAAAAGCATTTATCGGAAGCGCTGGGCTATCGAGCTATGGATCGCTTGCTGAAACAGCTCACGGCTCAGGCGGTGTAG
- the ilvG gene encoding acetolactate synthase 2 catalytic subunit, with protein MKGAELVVSALKQQGIETVFGYPGGAIMPIYDALYDGGVEHILCRHEQGAAMAAIGMARATQDVAVCMATSGPGATNLVTGLADAFMDSIPLVAITGQVASSHIGTDAFQEMDVIGMSLSCTKHSYLVTDIEELAPTLAEAFVVAKSGRPGPVIVDIAKDVQLAEAPVKTLPEFTPPAIPVATTDAIEQAQYFLSQATRPVLYVGGGVQLAKATDAVREFLRLNPMPAVSTLKGLGTIERDDPHYLGMLGMHGTKAANLVVQESDLLIVVGARFDDRVTGKLDTFAPHAKVIHIDIDAAEFSKLRLANAPIRGDINKIMPQLELSQDISSWVHHSEGLRSSFKWRYDHPGDLIFAPLLLKQLSDMMPASSIISTDVGQHQMWAAQHIQPRAPQNFITSAGLGTMGFGLPAAMGASVGRPDDQSILISGDGSFMMNVQELGTLKRRQIPVKMVLLNNSRLGMVRQWQSLFFDGRHSETILDDNPDFVMLAKAFDIPGKTITRKEEVEPALKEMLESKTAYLLHVLIDEEENVWPLVPPGASNSEMLENT; from the coding sequence ATGAAAGGCGCAGAACTAGTCGTATCCGCACTCAAGCAACAAGGAATTGAGACCGTATTTGGTTACCCAGGTGGTGCCATCATGCCAATCTACGATGCACTTTATGATGGCGGGGTTGAGCATATCCTATGTCGTCATGAGCAAGGCGCCGCGATGGCCGCGATCGGTATGGCTCGTGCAACACAAGATGTCGCTGTTTGTATGGCAACCTCAGGACCAGGTGCAACTAACCTAGTCACTGGCCTTGCAGATGCCTTTATGGATTCAATTCCATTGGTTGCTATCACAGGTCAGGTTGCAAGTTCCCACATTGGTACCGATGCATTCCAAGAGATGGATGTGATTGGTATGTCTCTGTCATGTACCAAGCACAGCTACCTAGTTACCGACATTGAAGAATTGGCACCAACCTTGGCTGAAGCCTTTGTAGTCGCGAAGTCAGGCCGCCCAGGTCCAGTTATCGTCGATATCGCTAAAGATGTTCAACTAGCAGAAGCTCCTGTTAAAACTCTCCCAGAATTTACTCCACCAGCTATTCCTGTTGCGACAACCGACGCCATTGAACAGGCACAGTACTTTTTGTCTCAAGCAACCCGTCCTGTTTTATACGTAGGTGGTGGTGTTCAACTTGCTAAAGCGACCGATGCTGTTCGTGAGTTCTTACGCTTAAATCCAATGCCTGCGGTAAGTACACTGAAAGGCTTGGGTACTATCGAACGTGACGACCCACACTACCTTGGCATGCTAGGTATGCACGGCACTAAAGCCGCTAACCTAGTGGTTCAAGAGAGTGACCTGCTGATTGTTGTTGGCGCTCGTTTCGACGACCGAGTCACCGGTAAGCTTGATACCTTTGCACCACACGCGAAGGTTATCCATATCGATATCGATGCTGCTGAGTTCAGCAAATTGCGTCTTGCTAATGCGCCAATTCGTGGTGACATCAACAAGATCATGCCTCAATTGGAACTAAGCCAAGACATCTCATCTTGGGTTCACCACTCTGAAGGCCTTCGTAGCTCATTCAAATGGCGCTACGACCACCCAGGTGATCTGATCTTTGCTCCGCTACTGTTGAAGCAACTGTCAGACATGATGCCAGCAAGCTCTATTATTTCAACCGATGTTGGCCAACACCAAATGTGGGCAGCTCAACACATTCAACCTCGTGCTCCACAGAACTTCATCACCTCTGCCGGTTTGGGCACCATGGGCTTTGGTTTACCAGCCGCGATGGGTGCATCGGTTGGGCGTCCTGATGACCAATCGATTCTAATCTCTGGTGATGGCTCGTTCATGATGAATGTGCAAGAGCTTGGCACACTGAAACGCCGCCAGATCCCTGTGAAGATGGTGCTTCTAAACAACTCTCGCTTGGGCATGGTTCGTCAATGGCAATCACTGTTCTTTGATGGCCGCCACAGTGAAACCATCCTAGATGACAACCCAGACTTCGTGATGCTAGCGAAAGCATTCGATATCCCGGGTAAAACCATCACGCGTAAAGAAGAAGTAGAGCCAGCACTGAAAGAGATGCTAGAGAGCAAAACCGCTTACCTACTTCATGTTCTTATCGATGAAGAAGAGAACGTATGGCCACTAGTACCGCCAGGTGCTTCAAACAGTGAGATGTTGGAGAACACATAA
- the ilvM gene encoding acetolactate synthase 2 small subunit yields the protein MKRYLLDIKADDKPVLLERVLRVIRHRGFIVKQVAGTQNHESKVASVEIIVDSDRPISFLVNQIEKLWDVRTVDVISISRNELPNNNLQQKIKA from the coding sequence ATGAAAAGATACCTATTAGACATCAAAGCCGATGATAAGCCTGTACTACTAGAGCGTGTTCTTCGTGTTATCCGCCACCGTGGCTTTATTGTTAAGCAAGTCGCGGGCACTCAAAACCACGAAAGCAAAGTGGCGAGTGTTGAGATCATTGTTGACAGTGACCGTCCGATCTCTTTCTTGGTCAATCAGATCGAAAAGCTGTGGGATGTGCGTACCGTTGACGTTATCTCTATCAGTCGTAATGAATTGCCAAACAATAACTTACAACAAAAGATAAAAGCATAA
- a CDS encoding branched-chain amino acid transaminase, with the protein MTAKTADYIWFNGEMVPWAEANVHVLTHAMHYGTSVFEGVRCYNTPKGPVIFRHPEHAKRLKDSAKIYRFPIPYTEEEIMEATRETLRQNKLESAYIRPLGFVGNVGLGVCPPENTEMELIIAAFPWGSYLGEEALENGVDAMISSWNRAAPNTIPTAAKAGGNYLSSLLVGGEARRHGYDEGIALSVDGYLSEGAGENIFVVRNGVLSTPPATSAILPGITRDSLMTLAKDMGYEIREENIAREALYLADEVFMTGTAAEIVPVRSVDKITVGEGKRGPITEKVQAAYFGLFNGTTEDKWGWLDYVYPENHASANQTQSTK; encoded by the coding sequence ATGACAGCTAAAACGGCAGACTATATTTGGTTTAACGGTGAGATGGTTCCTTGGGCAGAGGCGAACGTTCACGTCCTGACTCACGCAATGCACTACGGTACTTCTGTGTTTGAAGGTGTTCGTTGCTACAACACACCAAAGGGTCCGGTTATTTTCCGTCACCCTGAGCACGCTAAGCGCTTAAAAGACTCAGCAAAAATCTACCGCTTCCCAATTCCTTACACTGAGGAAGAAATTATGGAAGCGACTCGCGAAACGCTACGTCAAAATAAGCTAGAGTCAGCGTACATCCGCCCTCTAGGCTTTGTCGGGAACGTTGGTTTGGGTGTATGCCCTCCAGAAAACACTGAGATGGAGCTGATCATCGCTGCTTTCCCTTGGGGCTCTTACCTAGGTGAAGAAGCACTAGAGAATGGCGTGGACGCGATGATCTCAAGCTGGAACCGTGCGGCACCAAACACTATCCCAACCGCTGCTAAAGCGGGTGGTAACTACTTATCTTCACTGCTAGTTGGTGGTGAAGCGCGTCGTCATGGTTACGATGAAGGTATCGCGCTAAGTGTTGATGGTTACCTTTCTGAAGGTGCAGGTGAAAACATCTTTGTAGTGCGCAATGGCGTGCTATCGACACCACCAGCGACCAGTGCAATTCTGCCGGGCATCACTCGTGATTCGCTCATGACACTAGCAAAAGACATGGGTTATGAGATCCGTGAAGAGAACATTGCTCGTGAAGCGCTATACCTTGCCGATGAAGTCTTCATGACAGGCACAGCAGCGGAAATCGTTCCGGTTCGCAGCGTAGACAAAATTACAGTAGGTGAAGGCAAACGCGGCCCTATCACTGAAAAAGTTCAAGCGGCTTACTTTGGTTTATTCAATGGTACCACTGAAGATAAATGGGGCTGGTTAGATTACGTTTATCCAGAAAACCACGCTTCAGCAAACCAAACACAATCAACTAAGTAA
- the ilvD gene encoding dihydroxy-acid dehydratase has product MPIYRSATTTHGRNMAGARALWRATGVKDDDFGKPIIAVVNSFTQFVPGHVHLKDMGQLVAGEIEKAGGIAKEFNTIAVDDGIAMGHGGMLYSLPSRELIADSVEYMVNAHCADAMVCISNCDKITPGMMMAAMRLNIPVIFVSGGPMEAGKTKLSDQIIKLDLVDAMIQGADPTISDEQSEQVERSACPTCGSCSGMFTANSMNCLTEALGLSQPGNGSMLATHADREELFINAGKRIVDLTKRYYEQDDESALPRNIANRAAFENAMALDIAMGGSSNTVLHLLASAQEGEIDFDMGDIDEMSRRVPHLCKVAPSTPKYHMEDVHRAGGVMAILGELDRAGLLNNQTRTVLGLSMQEQLAQYDIMQTEDEAVLKFFRAGPAGIRTTKAFSQDCRWDRLDDDRKEGCIRTKENAFSQEGGLAVLSGNIAVDGCIVKTAGVDEENLKFQGPAIVFESQDSAVDGILGGKVKSGEVVVIRYEGPKGGPGMQEMLYPTTYLKSMGLGKSCALLTDGRFSGGTSGLSIGHASPEAASGGVIGLVNTGDIITIDIPSRSITLDVPEAELEERRVKQDALGWKPENRQREVSFALKAYASMATSADKGAVRDKSKLEG; this is encoded by the coding sequence ATGCCAATCTATCGTTCAGCAACAACTACCCACGGACGCAACATGGCTGGTGCGCGCGCTTTATGGCGTGCAACTGGCGTTAAAGATGATGACTTCGGTAAGCCAATCATCGCGGTCGTAAACTCTTTCACTCAATTCGTACCAGGCCACGTTCACCTTAAAGATATGGGTCAACTGGTTGCGGGTGAAATCGAGAAAGCGGGCGGTATCGCTAAAGAATTCAACACCATCGCAGTGGATGATGGTATCGCAATGGGTCACGGCGGCATGCTCTACTCACTGCCATCACGTGAGCTTATCGCAGACTCAGTAGAGTACATGGTGAATGCGCACTGCGCAGATGCAATGGTTTGTATCTCTAACTGTGACAAAATCACTCCGGGAATGATGATGGCTGCAATGCGCCTAAACATCCCAGTGATCTTTGTTTCTGGCGGCCCAATGGAAGCGGGTAAAACCAAGCTTTCCGATCAAATCATCAAGCTAGACCTTGTTGATGCAATGATTCAAGGTGCCGATCCAACGATTTCAGATGAGCAAAGTGAGCAAGTAGAGCGTTCTGCATGTCCGACATGTGGTTCTTGTTCAGGCATGTTCACGGCGAACTCAATGAACTGTCTAACTGAAGCACTTGGCCTATCTCAGCCTGGTAACGGTTCTATGTTAGCAACGCACGCTGACCGTGAAGAACTATTCATCAATGCTGGTAAGCGCATCGTTGACCTAACCAAGCGTTACTACGAGCAAGATGACGAATCAGCACTGCCTCGTAACATCGCAAACCGCGCAGCATTTGAAAACGCGATGGCGCTGGATATCGCGATGGGCGGTTCTAGTAATACCGTTCTTCACCTATTGGCTTCTGCTCAAGAAGGTGAGATTGATTTTGATATGGGTGATATCGACGAGATGTCTCGCCGCGTTCCACACCTATGTAAGGTTGCACCTTCAACACCTAAATACCACATGGAAGACGTTCACCGAGCTGGTGGTGTAATGGCTATCCTAGGTGAACTAGACCGTGCTGGCCTACTGAACAACCAGACTCGCACCGTGCTTGGTCTAAGCATGCAAGAGCAGCTAGCTCAATACGACATCATGCAGACAGAAGACGAAGCAGTACTTAAGTTCTTCCGTGCTGGTCCTGCTGGTATTCGTACTACCAAAGCATTCTCGCAAGACTGCCGTTGGGATCGTCTTGATGACGACCGTAAAGAAGGTTGTATCCGTACCAAAGAGAACGCATTCAGCCAAGAAGGTGGTCTAGCAGTACTTTCGGGTAACATCGCCGTTGATGGCTGTATCGTTAAGACGGCAGGTGTTGATGAAGAGAACCTGAAATTCCAAGGCCCAGCTATCGTATTTGAAAGCCAAGACAGTGCCGTTGATGGCATCTTAGGCGGCAAAGTGAAATCGGGCGAAGTGGTTGTTATTCGTTACGAAGGTCCTAAAGGTGGCCCGGGCATGCAAGAGATGCTTTACCCAACTACTTATCTAAAATCGATGGGCCTAGGCAAGTCATGTGCACTGCTAACAGATGGTCGTTTCTCGGGTGGTACTTCGGGTCTGTCTATCGGTCACGCTTCTCCAGAAGCAGCAAGTGGCGGTGTGATTGGTCTAGTAAACACTGGCGACATCATAACTATCGACATCCCTAGCCGCTCAATCACACTTGATGTGCCTGAAGCCGAGCTTGAAGAACGTCGTGTTAAGCAAGACGCACTAGGCTGGAAACCAGAAAACCGTCAGCGTGAAGTGTCTTTCGCACTGAAAGCTTACGCAAGCATGGCAACCAGTGCCGACAAAGGCGCCGTGCGTGATAAGTCTAAGCTTGAGGGCTAA
- the ilvA gene encoding threonine ammonia-lyase, biosynthetic, producing the protein MSDDTVSPVKQTGADYLRQILRAPVYEAAIVTPLQEMPRLSARIGNQVQLKREDRQPVHSFKLRGAYNMVSSLSEQQKAAGVIAASAGNHAQGMALSGSKLGIQTTIVMPKTTPDIKVDAVRGFGGNVVLHGSNFDEAKAEAERLSAEHGYTFVPPFDHPLVIAGQGTMGMEMLQQNGHMDYIFVPVGGGGLAAGVAVLVKQLMPEIKVIAVEPEDSSCLKAALDAGEPVVLDQVSMFADGVAVKRIGEETFRLCQQYIDGHIAVSSDEICSAVKDIFEDTRAIAEPSGALALAGLKKFAEQNQLQGKQLATVLSGANTNFHGLRYVSERCELGEKREGLLAVTIPERQGAFLEFCNIIGGRAVTEFNYRHNDESLANIFVGVRLQGGQEELEHIINDLREGGYPVVDLSDDEMAKLHIRYMIGGKPSKPLKERLYSFEFPEYPGALIKFLDTLGTHWNISLFNYRNHGADYGRVLCGFELGDDDLAQFSTHLRELGYQCKDETDNPSYKFFLS; encoded by the coding sequence ATGAGTGATGACACGGTCAGTCCCGTAAAACAAACTGGCGCAGATTATCTGCGTCAGATCCTGAGAGCGCCAGTTTACGAAGCGGCAATAGTGACACCTCTGCAAGAGATGCCTCGCTTAAGCGCTCGTATTGGTAATCAGGTTCAGCTAAAGCGTGAAGACCGTCAGCCGGTCCACTCGTTCAAGCTACGTGGTGCCTACAACATGGTATCAAGCCTTTCAGAGCAACAGAAAGCTGCCGGTGTGATTGCTGCATCGGCGGGTAATCATGCTCAAGGTATGGCGCTGTCCGGTTCTAAACTTGGTATTCAAACCACGATCGTGATGCCAAAAACCACTCCTGATATCAAGGTTGATGCGGTACGTGGCTTTGGTGGTAACGTGGTTCTGCACGGCAGCAACTTTGATGAAGCTAAGGCAGAAGCTGAACGTCTTTCTGCTGAACACGGCTATACCTTTGTGCCTCCATTCGATCACCCATTGGTGATCGCAGGGCAAGGAACCATGGGTATGGAGATGCTTCAGCAGAATGGTCACATGGATTACATCTTTGTGCCTGTCGGTGGTGGTGGCTTAGCTGCGGGTGTTGCAGTGCTGGTTAAACAACTGATGCCAGAAATCAAAGTCATCGCGGTTGAGCCTGAAGACTCGTCTTGCTTGAAAGCGGCACTGGATGCCGGTGAACCTGTGGTTCTTGACCAAGTAAGTATGTTTGCCGATGGCGTCGCGGTTAAGCGCATTGGTGAAGAGACATTCCGCCTATGTCAGCAATACATCGATGGCCACATTGCCGTATCTAGCGATGAGATCTGCTCAGCGGTGAAAGACATCTTTGAAGACACTCGTGCGATTGCCGAACCTTCAGGAGCGCTTGCTCTGGCTGGCTTGAAAAAGTTTGCTGAGCAGAACCAACTGCAAGGCAAGCAACTGGCGACAGTACTGTCTGGTGCTAACACCAACTTCCACGGTCTGCGCTATGTGTCTGAACGTTGTGAGTTAGGTGAGAAGCGAGAAGGTTTGCTTGCGGTGACTATCCCTGAGCGACAAGGGGCATTCCTAGAGTTCTGCAATATTATTGGTGGCCGAGCGGTGACGGAGTTTAACTACCGCCACAACGACGAAAGCCTAGCGAATATCTTCGTTGGTGTACGCCTGCAAGGTGGTCAGGAAGAGCTTGAGCACATCATCAATGACCTACGTGAGGGCGGTTATCCAGTGGTCGACCTTTCTGATGATGAGATGGCAAAACTGCACATTCGTTACATGATTGGCGGAAAACCATCAAAACCATTGAAAGAACGCCTATACAGCTTCGAGTTTCCGGAATACCCAGGTGCCTTAATTAAGTTCCTTGATACCTTAGGTACCCACTGGAACATCAGCCTATTCAACTATCGTAACCACGGTGCCGATTACGGTCGTGTATTGTGTGGCTTCGAACTTGGCGATGATGATTTAGCTCAGTTCTCAACACATTTACGAGAGCTTGGTTATCAGTGTAAAGATGAAACCGATAACCCTTCTTACAAGTTCTTCTTGTCTTAA
- a CDS encoding LysR family transcriptional regulator: MFSKSSLEMLDTVARLGSFTAAAEQLHKVPSAISYGVRQVEQELDVLLFRRLPRKVELTPAGELFIEEARALLRQMEEVSAQTRRAARGWKKTLRLTLDNVVKLDKMKPMIEEFYQTFEFAELQINMEVFNGSWEAIAQGRADIVIGATSAIPVGGDFEVKDMGRLDWAFVMSPSHPCVREQNLNEEFVSQFPAICLDDTSSVLPKRHTGHYGNQRRLLLPNWYSAIECLKNGVGVGYMPRHIAAPIIEQGLLVEKILPEPSPQSHCCLVWRKDDNHKLIEWMVKYLGSSEQLHQDWLDHRKAI, encoded by the coding sequence ATGTTCTCTAAATCCTCTCTGGAAATGCTCGATACGGTTGCTCGCTTAGGTAGCTTTACTGCTGCTGCGGAACAATTGCACAAAGTACCATCAGCGATCAGCTATGGTGTTAGGCAGGTCGAGCAAGAATTGGATGTTTTACTTTTCAGGCGTTTACCGAGAAAGGTAGAGCTAACGCCCGCGGGCGAACTGTTCATTGAAGAGGCACGTGCGCTGCTCAGACAAATGGAAGAGGTCAGTGCCCAGACGCGACGGGCTGCTCGTGGCTGGAAGAAAACCTTGCGCCTGACGCTCGATAACGTGGTTAAGCTCGATAAGATGAAGCCTATGATTGAAGAGTTCTATCAAACCTTTGAGTTTGCAGAGCTCCAGATCAACATGGAGGTGTTCAACGGCTCTTGGGAAGCTATCGCTCAGGGTAGGGCGGACATCGTGATTGGTGCTACTTCTGCGATTCCGGTCGGTGGAGATTTTGAGGTGAAAGACATGGGGCGCTTGGACTGGGCGTTTGTGATGTCGCCAAGCCACCCGTGCGTGCGAGAGCAAAACCTCAATGAAGAGTTTGTGAGTCAGTTTCCTGCAATCTGTTTGGATGATACCTCTAGTGTGCTACCTAAGCGTCACACTGGTCACTATGGCAACCAAAGGCGTTTGTTATTACCCAACTGGTACAGCGCGATTGAGTGCCTCAAGAACGGCGTTGGAGTAGGCTACATGCCAAGACATATCGCCGCGCCTATTATTGAACAAGGCTTGCTGGTGGAGAAAATCTTGCCAGAACCAAGCCCGCAGAGTCATTGCTGTTTAGTTTGGCGAAAAGATGACAACCATAAGTTGATCGAATGGATGGTGAAGTACCTAGGATCAAGTGAACAACTTCATCAAGATTGGTTGGATCATCGCAAGGCGATCTAA